Below is a window of Xiphophorus maculatus strain JP 163 A chromosome 19, X_maculatus-5.0-male, whole genome shotgun sequence DNA.
TTTGCAGAAAATTATCCCTGTGCATGTGTTGGTGTCCCATAGAGGAGGTCATGAATAGTGTACatacagtaaaagtaaaaaaaaaaaaagaatagataTTGTTGAACAAATATTCAAGTTTATTCATAAAGTGCATTAAATATGATTCCAATTTAAAACTCAAATACTAGTTGAACTCAAAAAaccaagaaagaaaacacaattaaatCAACAAAAGTAAATCAAGACATGGAAATATTAGAAGACATAAATTGCTCTATATGAATATAGAGCAATAGATTAAGAAAATGCTATGTATATGGCTGTATTTTAAGACTATTTTAAAACTCCATTCTGTATATACTTATGGTTGTCTTTGCctgaaatcaacatttttatataaccTGATACATTTAACTATGACAGAAATCCCATACTGACTAAATTTGTAACAGGGAAATACTTTTCACAGAATAAAGCAGACTATAAAAGAAATTCAGTAAGACTTCATATTTAGTGTGAATGTTGAAGGTCAAGATGCTAGTCCTAGAGGCTATCATTTGTATTTCAGCTAGCTTCAGCCTTTAGCTTATTGTAGCCTATAAACTGTTGTGACCTTACAATTAACTTTGTAAAGAGTATTCTGAACAAATTTCTAATACTGGGATTTTTGCATTCACTGAAAGTTTTCACTCCTTCAGtatttctatttacattttgcagGCTTTTGCTTCATTCTTCTGCTTCTGCCTATTTCTCACATTTCTGCTAACCTGACTTCTTATGCATCTgcaattttcataaaaaatatttagcttacagCATTCACACTACATTGTACAatgcaaatttttcttttttattattacacagCCAGTGTTACTTGATGCTTTTTGTTGGATTCTGTGAGTCTTTCACACCGTGCTTCTTCACTTTTCGTTTCTTTAATTTCGTAGTTTTTGCCTTACTCTCTAGCTGCTGTGTGTTTAGAGCAGGCCTGGACCTGGTCAGGCTGTTGCCAGTAGGACTTAGCTTGCTGTAATCCGTCTCTAGATCGGAGCGAACGCCCTGAGCAGAGATGGATTTGCTTGTTGGAGAGTTGGGGGAGGCAACCAGGAGGTTGGGCTGAGAGTAGGACCGCATCGCTGGAGAACTGGTGGGACGGTAAGGGGAGGTTCCTCCCAACATGGGCAGATGAACATGGTCGCCGCTCATATTAGTGACAGAGTAGCGACTGCTGTTTGACATGACGATGTGGTGCCAGGAACTGAGAGGGGTAGCAGAAAAGGGCTGGGGGCCACCTGAATCTTCCTTGGCGCCTCCTGGGGAGAAGATCATGGAGCTGTGAGGTGTGACAGCTTCCACTGCCGTCTGGAAGGTCTTCAGTATACGGTCactcttctgcttttctttcttctggcGGGACTCCACCTTCTTCAGCTGACGACGGTGATCTCTCACCATCTGTTTTCTTGTATCTGCTAGTCCCCTGAAAGAAagattaaatacattaaaaacaatctaactacCACTCtacaattttcacaaaaaatattcagcttacaccattcacactgcattgcacaatgtaattttttttagtttatttttatttttgatctctaaagatatttattgtcCACAAATTAGTAATGTTGTGATGGTAGTTGGGTTCAAATAAAGGAGGGACCCACAAATTGAATTCTGTTTAGGGCCTCATATAATCTTGGACTGGCTCTGGGCAGATAAATTGAATGTGAAAAACCTCCACGGGAGCGGATACTTTTGCATGTCAACATGATTGTTGAACATGTGATGTCATTTATATTTCATATCTAAATCATGTTGTCTTCAAACAGCAATAAACCTCATTATTGCACAGACATCTACACACTATTACACAGTCAATAAAGCCTGTCAGTGAACATAATCAGGGTAGGATAACCTCACCTGTAATCTACCATTCCCGTTCGGCCCCGATCAAGTCTGTGAATCAGCTCCTCGATCTGAAATCGACTCAAAGGAATGCTTGATTGCTAAaagtttcacacacacacacacacacacacaaatgttaTAAGGAGATATCAGGAGCATATTTCATTATCTGATGCATTACTCCAAAAGAGACTAAACTCACTGCAATCATTTAATGCATAGATTTGCCTGACTTTTCAAATATCTTTCAATGTACCTTTTTCAGTTTCAACCAACAATGTTTAAATGGGATTATATCAGAAAAAGCTTTCAGAAAGCCAAGCAAACTGCTGCTCAATCCATTTAAATACAAGAAAGGTCTACCTGCTCTAAGCAAAATGAAGTATAACTGAAGGCTGTTggacaataatttattaatctgtCACATTATTGTTGCATGTGATTTATTACGTAATGGGCTTGGAAACCTGAACTGCTTTCCTGAAGTCAGTGACAGGTACTCGCATGGTGCcatctttgtcaatattccgaAAGAAGTCCCATAAACGCAGTTTACGTTTATCAAGATAATCCTGCCAGAAATAATAGGAGAAAGGGCTTTAATGATTTTAGTAGCatcaaaatatgtatttttgtgtaacttttaggttttttttattaagttttaaattaacatactttttcaaaaagtaataTCATGCAAAGTTTGTAGAGactcttatttaaaacaaactgcagccaACCTGAATGACTTTCATTGGATCAATGCGTTTGGGTGGTTTTTGAGCTACAAAACCTCCGACCCCTTCATACTGCACATCCAAACCAGGATGCTCCTGACACGTCAGTTCCAAAAGATTCACAAAGTTCTCATTCACCAGAACATTCTGTTCAGACGAAAGACACAATGGACAGAAATGTATCTTGTGTGTGATTTTCATTTACTTCATTAACTTGAACCTAAACCTTTTCTGCTAAGCTAATACGTCATATAAAGTACAGCGCCCTTCACATATGCTACAGCCACAAAATTGCATGGATTCCAtgggtgttttatttaatagaacaacacaaagtaatgcatagATGTGAAGTGGTATGAAGCTGATAAAGTCttgaaattcttttttaaaaatctgagaaatgtgTTGTGCACTTTATTCTgatattccaaaataaaacccagtgcaaAGAATTCAGCTTCAGCTCAGCTGTCAGTTAATTGCTAAATTAAGTTGTCAAATTTTAGGgccttcatttttttatgtttattaaaaaattataactgaacactgaagtttgtagctgtaacctaattaaaaaaaaagaaataataataataataataataatcaaggGTTATGAattcttttgaaaatttctCTAAATGTAAATCTTATTAGGTCATCAAACTTAAAAGAGTCGGAATCACTCACACATATGTTGATCTGCTCCAGAGCCGTTTTTGGTGTGTTCTTCACCACATTTACCAGGGCAAGAGCTCCCTCTACTGTTACAGCGTTATAAGCCAGCTGCAGGAGTAAAGGAACAAAACATCATCCTACAGTGCATCTCCAATCTGGCCAAATTAACCCAGTCAGATAACCCACCAGGAGGACTCGTAGCGTTTCATTGTAATCCAGACCTCTGCAGAGCATACTGACTCCTTCATTGGTGATGCAGTTGTTGCTGAGATTTAGATGCACCAGAGTGTTGTTGAATTTTAGGGCCTCTCCCATGGCTAAGGCTCCCTCATTTCCAAAACCGTTCCACGATAAGTCAAGATGTTTCAGCATCGTATTCACCTAGAAATATAAAATGGAATAAGATCTTTTATAATGGTTGATCAGAAAGGAAATGCTGTTTGTTATTTAGTCAAACCTTAAGACCAGCAGAAAAAGCCACAGCCCCTTTCATTCTAAGGTGATTCCAGCTGAGATCCAGAACTTCCACGCCTTCGTTGTTTGCTGTTGAAGTTAGTGGGATTTCTTTTCTGTATTCTTGTCAACTTTCTAACCACTATAAATTAGACACATATACTGTACTTTACCATACCCAGCAGCTGTCCCAGAtattctcctccttttccacAAAACTTATTATGACTCAGGTCCAGATCCTTTATTCTGGAATTGGTCTAAAAGCAGATGTGAACGCAATGTGATCATTTTAGTAAAGAaccaaaaatttgttttattcatttattgccAACTTACTGACAGTGCTTCTGTAAAATGCTTAGCATCATCATCTGCGAATCCATttcctgaaaataaataaagtgctaAATTAGTAAATTAATAAACTTTCTCTCAATATTAGTCgtagaaatgtttcctttcacATAAGCctccaacaaaaacacatacaaaTTAATGTAAGTCCAAATTACCTGAAAGTTTAATggactttaaagaaatgctgtcCATCAACATCTTAGCTACatgctcagctccttcagattTCACATGATTGTTGGATAAAtcctgaaacaaaaactaattgttttaagaaattcttttttctttctttctttcttttttgtatcctagtggtttgtttttgaatttttacatACCAGATGCTGGATGGTAAAATTAGCCCTCAGCAGCTCTGCCAGATATTTGACCCCCTCAGCTTGAATATCATTATAGGCCAGCTCAAGAGTCCTGATGTGCGCATCAGACTGGAATAAATGCAGCTCATCAGAtttatcttttcaaaaactttGTGACAATGTGAAATTTCATTTTGAACTCACCACCAAAGCAATAGCGAGTGCTTTGCAACCTAACGGTCCGAGGCCATTGTAGGTGAGTGTCATTGTTGGGGAGCTATAGTTTCGAATGAAGTGGGAAACTGGAACCACACCCACCAGTTTGCAGGCCTCCATGTACACCTCAGCAACAGACATGTGTTTGATGAATTTCTTTTTCCCTgagtttaaatgaaatgtacaCAGTAAGTACCAGCGCGACCCCTTTCATGTGGAGACTGTCACTCAGGAGCACCTTTGaaaatgtggatattttttctttaatatattcAGGTGcatcttaaattaattttccacaaatgacagtgaaatgtaaaattCGCAATTTCTATAGTcttgtttgactttttatttcagttagtgTTGTTTATTTCAACTTACAGttaataacataattttttcttttatttctttttccaaaaattataATGTTTAATAGATAAATGCCCGACTTCTGTAGTACATCTAAGTAATGTATAGTGCTTTTAATTTTTGGTAGGAGCTCCTTTTGTATGAATTACTGTATCTGTGCACTATGGAACTGTAACAGTTGTAGCCCAGATGCAGCCCATGCCTTGTGAATATTTGTAAATCTCCattgtttgtgaaaattttttctaacacactttttccttcctcttgaCATTTCAGCAAAATGCTTGGATGCAGCAATTCCACAGCAATAACTTTTGTGGCTTTCTCCTCTTTGGGGTGAGTGTCAGTGAAATATCTTCCCCATGATTATGTAAGCCAGTGCTTCTCAATttcagtcctcaggcccccctgctctgcatgttttagatgtgcctctattcccaaacagctgattcaaatgattgcatgaccatcaagtgctgcaaaATCCTGTTAATCACTcgtagattcaatccaggtgtgtaacagaagggaaacacctaaaacaggcagggcaggggggcctgaggactggaattgagaaatACTGATGTAAgccaaaatacatttctgtgtgaaaacatttctatttattgGTCTTAATCTTCATCTTCTACCTaatataaacacttgaaataaaatttggAGCACAGTTCCACTTTTGTACTTAGttacaataataaattatttttgtaaaataattttcgAATGTATTGAGACTAACCTGAAAGGCAGCCCATAAGTCTATTGTTTCATAGCAGTGAaagctttttcaaaaacaaaaacaatttcagaaacTCACCATCGGACTCCAATTCTTGGTCAGACTCGGTGTCTGTGGCTTGTGACTCAATAGGTGAAAGACAGTCTTCATCTTTCAAACTTAGTTCTTCAAAGGAGGGTATTGACATTAGAGCTTTACGTCCAAGCTAATGTGATATCCTTCCCTTTAACAaccttttaatttcttttgcaaGAGTTTGTACTGGGAAAAAACATAGGCTAGTTACGTCCAGAATGTAATTCTACCCTTGAGATTATGTGTCATGCAGAGAGCTATTAACAATTTATGCATCAGCTTGGTTCCCATTCTCTTCCTGCAATACTAACTGTCGGCATTTCAAAGCAAAGCAGCAAGTTCATGTTTTCTAATATATGGTATTTAtagttaaaagttaaaaaaaagcctCAAAGGAGTTAAGGAGTTAGGAGTTGAATTAGTCTACCACAATTTTTGTCGCAGTTGTTTGGTTAATTAAAAGCAATAGATATTGAGGTTATGCTCCAACATGCATGTCCTCAGTAAATAGTGCTTTCTTATGGCCCACTGAACACCTTAGCTTATGATTTAACAATCCAAAACCCTTTTCTTCTAACTTTTCTCCTTCCTGAAAACCTGACACACCTTTAATTAAACTTAGCTAAATCCTATTTAATAcatattcaattttttttaatctgcttaaCAAATTCTTCAGGTTGTCTTTAATatgttatttgcatttttttttgttttagtttttttctaaatctttctAAATAGTatataataaaaatctttatagCTACATTTTAGATTCTCTAATTTAATTGGATGATTATCTTCTCGCCTGCTGTTCTCATTTATGATTAAACTATGCTTACTCAGTTCAATATTTTATATGCGGTTTTATTCTTATTGCcaaataattacaaatacaATGATACTTACTTAGTTTAGCATTTTTGGGGGTGTTTTATGATTGTTTGCCAGACTGCTTTATGTTTGTTTGCAAGACTAGGTAGGCCCAAAACAGTTTTTGACtggaccaaaaacaaccagtctAAATAGACTTCATTGAAGTCTATTTCTTTAGACGGCAATAGTTACGACATGTAGACAGTTTTAacacatatgtaaaaaaaaaaaacatattttttaaaataaaagttacatgctgcactTTTAAAGTAAGAGGGCTTTGTTGTTGAGTACTGAGGTCAACAAAATTGTACATGAATCTGCGCAAATTATATGAGAATTTGACTTGCCATACCTTGCTTACCAACACCACCAACATCAAAGTACGCATGCGCAGAATACATTTCAGAATCATGATCGGCGTTTTGCTGTTTTACGCGTTCTATCCGCTAACTTGGTTCTTGTTCCGTCGACCGTCAGGTACATCTAGCTATAACTTTTATGAAGGCGTTACTTAGACTTGTTTTACTTCTCTACTGTTGACTAATGGTTACTAAGGTTAAGTTTGCTGCTGACTGAGCAGTTTCTTTTCTGCGTGCgaagttatgtttttttgtgttcatAACTTGGTCTTACACAACTTGTGTGGTTTTAAAGGTCAACTGACTTGAATTTTCTTCCGTgttgcatattttgttttaaactgctAACTGGCGGTAGTTGTTTACCCTTATTCTTACGCCCCCTTAAGACGTCTAAAGCATAACACGTGTTTACAATTTGCAGTTCTCTTTACTGATAGCTGAGCTAGAGCTTcgcagtttttaaaataaattactttaa
It encodes the following:
- the lrrc74a gene encoding leucine-rich repeat-containing protein 74A, yielding MSIPSFEELSLKDEDCLSPIESQATDTESDQELESDGKKKFIKHMSVAEVYMEACKLVGVVPVSHFIRNYSSPTMTLTYNGLGPLGCKALAIALVSDAHIRTLELAYNDIQAEGVKYLAELLRANFTIQHLDLSNNHVKSEGAEHVAKMLMDSISLKSIKLSGNGFADDDAKHFTEALSTNSRIKDLDLSHNKFCGKGGEYLGQLLANNEGVEVLDLSWNHLRMKGAVAFSAGLKVNTMLKHLDLSWNGFGNEGALAMGEALKFNNTLVHLNLSNNCITNEGVSMLCRGLDYNETLRVLLLAYNAVTVEGALALVNVVKNTPKTALEQINICNVLVNENFVNLLELTCQEHPGLDVQYEGVGGFVAQKPPKRIDPMKVIQDYLDKRKLRLWDFFRNIDKDGTMRVPVTDFRKAVQQSSIPLSRFQIEELIHRLDRGRTGMVDYRGLADTRKQMVRDHRRQLKKVESRQKKEKQKSDRILKTFQTAVEAVTPHSSMIFSPGGAKEDSGGPQPFSATPLSSWHHIVMSNSSRYSVTNMSGDHVHLPMLGGTSPYRPTSSPAMRSYSQPNLLVASPNSPTSKSISAQGVRSDLETDYSKLSPTGNSLTRSRPALNTQQLESKAKTTKLKKRKVKKHGVKDSQNPTKSIK